A single region of the Penaeus vannamei isolate JL-2024 chromosome 23, ASM4276789v1, whole genome shotgun sequence genome encodes:
- the LOC113812766 gene encoding uncharacterized protein has translation MDELVYIALLAVMMTATLLSFLACLYQCRKRRVAVKHPLYPHVVVTPRFHETDTFSLVSTSFCPMTPVPRPVPLSAFPRPLEDASPNTSFVSLAASQYFPIFKPLKLQRRSGECSVPSEMSFRSDAMSAHKAGSTFPTPYATPLVRPYLVVPVPVRKLSKESESEM, from the exons ATGGATGAGCTTGTTTACATTGCCTTGTTAGCTGTGATGATGACGGCGACTTTGCTAAGCTTCCTGGCTTGTTTATATCAGTGTAGAAAG CGTCGTGTGGCAGTGAAGCATCCCTTGTACCCGCACGTGGTCGTGACGCCGCGATTCCACGAGACGGACACCTTCTCTCTGGTCTCCACCTCCTTCTGTCCGATGACCCCCGTCCCCAGGCcagtccctctctctgccttccctcgcCCACTGGAAGACgcctcccccaacacctccttCGTTTCCCTCGCGGCCTCTCAGTATTTCCCCATCTTTAAACCTCTGAAGCTCCAGAGACGGAGCGGGGAGTGCAGCGTCCCGAGTGAAATGAGCTTCAGGAGCGATGCAATGTCCGCACACAAAGCTGGTAGCACTTTCCCTACGCCTTACGCCACTCCTCTGGTGCGGCCGTATCTCGTGGTTCCTGTGCCGGTTCGGAAACT GAgtaaagaaagtgaaagtgagatgtGA